One window from the genome of Crassostrea angulata isolate pt1a10 chromosome 2, ASM2561291v2, whole genome shotgun sequence encodes:
- the LOC128172790 gene encoding histone H3.v1-like, which yields MHFTVSNSNLPLKSTKEVGTSCEDLKLFRNKETQHQETEEEKEEEEAEEEEQTADQMEIDIDGVILERLAHRQEELKEEKEEIERRLTDLQSRVDNIEQELEDIMYLMD from the exons ATGCATTTCACAGTCAG TAACTCCAATCTCCCCTTAAAATCAACCAAAGAAGTAGGTACTTCTTGTGAAGACCTAAAGCTATTcagaaataaagaaacacaacATCAAGAaacagaagaagaaaaagaagaagaagaagcaGAAGAAGAAGAGCAAACGGCAGACCAAATGGAAATTGACATTGACGGTGTTATATTAGAGAGGCTGGCTCATAGACAAGAAGAGTTAAAagaagagaaagaagaaattgaaAGACGCTTAACAGACTTACAGTCGAGAGTTGATAACATTGAACAAGAACTTGAGGATATTATGTATTTAATGGATTAA